Proteins from a single region of Hordeum vulgare subsp. vulgare chromosome 6H, MorexV3_pseudomolecules_assembly, whole genome shotgun sequence:
- the LOC123403874 gene encoding haloacid dehalogenase-like hydrolase domain-containing protein At2g33255: MLLPRLLPAHRLLAGGPRPLFLLPRRRLAPRPPAAVSMSSSSAATARRRVPLRGVVFDMDGTLTVPVIDFPAMYREVLGGEAAYAAAREAGGGAVDILHCIEAWGPDEQRRAYEAIARFERDGLDRLQIMPGASELCGFLDARQIRRGLITRNVKDAVDLFHQRFGMTFVPALSREFRPYKPDPAPLLHICSTWDIPPTEVIMVGDSLKDDIVCGKRAGAFTCLLDETGRYGPRDSLPEDVKPDFMVSSLPEVLSVLEEHFDLAPVSVAESRI; the protein is encoded by the exons ATGCTCCTCCCCCGCCTGCTCCCCGCGCACCGCCTCCTCGCCGGCGGCCCccgccccctcttcctcctcccacgccgccgcctcGCTCCCCGCCCCCCAGCCGCCGTCtccatgtcctcctcctccgcggcgaccgCCCGCCGCAGGGTCCCACTGCGGGGTGTGGTGTTCGACATGGACGGGACCCTGACGGTGCCCGTCATCGACTTCCCGGCCATGTACCGCGAGGTGCTCGGCGGGGAGGCGGCCTACGCGGCGGCTCGCGAGGCCGGCGGGGGCGCCGTCGACATCCTCCACTGCATCGAGGCCTGGGGCCCCGACGAGCAGCGCCGCGCCTACGAGGCCATCGCCCGGTTCGAGCGCGACGGCCTCGACCGCCTCCAGATCATGCCCG GGGCCTCGGAGCTCTGCGGGTTCCTCGACGCGAGGCAGATCAG GAGGGGTTTAATCACCCGCAATGTGAAGGATGCAGTTGATTTGTTTCACCAAAGGTTTGGT ATGACATTTGTGCCTGCATTAAGCAGAGAGTTCCGCCCCTATAAGCCAGATCCAGCTCCATTGCTTCatatttgctccacttgggacatTCCACCAACCGAGGTGATCATGGTTGGTGACAGCCTCAAGGATGAC ATCGTTTGtggaaagagagcaggagcattcACTTGCCTACTTGACGAAACAGGGCGATACGGCCCCCGCGATTCTTTGCCTGAAGATGTTAAGCCTGACTTCATGGTGTCTTCACTCCCCGAAGTACTGTCGGTGCTGGAGGAGCATTTCGATTTGGCTCCAGTATCTGTCGCCGAGAGTAGAATATGA